From a single Phalacrocorax aristotelis chromosome 1, bGulAri2.1, whole genome shotgun sequence genomic region:
- the NDUFV3 gene encoding NADH dehydrogenase [ubiquinone] flavoprotein 3, mitochondrial isoform X2 has protein sequence MPCTFHLAERNVVAPQGSAKLLAIKAPVEFPKMLSSSSLRVSANKGESISSTKLEEASKPSAEDMRMFMSRKTVVAFPQRAVVSSLEEENLASPATEGGLRKELVEEEASSSSSSDSDSSSDSEEENDGDSEVAIKTKVEFPTRDSISSENIAVKASMLAKENLSQKSHKEYVAKKKPCKTETDVSPIKQVAFSKTSVGHETSKSKARDPKVKSTPKEADRQKLGLEPQVSESRDLTGVAHKSDYLEEKSIGTQVAALRPKASSGTQEDRKQKLISREEEKKVKRAQESEAEEVTAPKLKEETSESSMLVMGTTAKEETVQEAGGQAGERSSTVEETTAAAEPAPEEFDNSTYKNLQHHEYNIYTFVDSMVVLSKFRQPQPSSGRPSPRH, from the exons ATGTAGTGGCACCACAGGGAAGCGCCAAGCTGCTAGCCATCAAGGCACCAGTTGAATTTCCTAAAATGTTGTCTTCTAGCTCTCTCCGAGTATCTGCAAACAAAGGTGAGAGCATATCTAGTACTAAACTTGAGGAAGCTTCAAAACCTTCTGCTGAAGACATGAGGATGTTCATGTCAAGAAAAACTGTGGTTGCATTTCCTCAGCGAGCAGTTGTTTCCTCCCTTGAGGAGGAAAACCTCGCTTCACCTGCAACAGAAGGAGGCTTGAGGAAAGAGTTAGTTGAGGAAGAAGCTTCGTCTTCATCCAGCTCGGATTCAGATTCTAGCTCAGattctgaggaagaaaatgatgGTGATTCAGAAGTTGCCATTAAAACCAAAGTTGAGTTTCCCACACGAGATTCCATCTCTTCTGAGAACATAGCGGTAAAGGCATCAATGCTGGCAAAAGAGAACTTGTCCCAGAAATCCCACAAAGAATATGTAGCTAAGAAGAAACCatgcaaaacagaaactgaTGTGTCTCCTATCAAGCAGGTCGCATTTTCTAAAACATCAGTCGGCCATGAAACATCAAAATCCAAAGCAAGAGACCCCAAAGTAAAGTCAACTCCTAAAGAAGCAGATCGGCAGAAGCTGGGCTTAGAACCGCAGGTGTCTGAAAGCAGAGACCTGACTGGTGTTGCTCATAAATCTGATTATTTGGAGGAAAAGTCCATTGGAACCCAAGTAGCAGCTCTTCGGCCGAAAGCTTCATCAGGGACTCAGgaagacagaaagcaaaaactgatatccagagaagaagaaaaaaaggtgaagcGGGCACAGGAATCAGAAGCAGAAGAAGTAACTGCTCctaaactgaaagaagagaCTTCTGAAAGCTCGATGTTGGTGATGGGGACTACAGCAAAGGAGGAGACCGTTCAGGAAGCAGGAGGCCAGGctggagaaagaagcagcacagtAGAGG agaccacagcagctgctgagcctgctcCAGAAGAATTCGATAATTCTACCTACAAGAACCTTCAGCATCATGAATATAACATTTATACCTTTGTTGATTCTATGGTGGTTCTCTCAAAATTCAGGCAGCCTCAGCCGTCCTCTGGAAGACCATCACCAAGGCACTGA